In Lewinellaceae bacterium, a single window of DNA contains:
- a CDS encoding HlyC/CorC family transporter, translated as MLIALIIFALMLSALFSGTEIAYISANKLRVELKKKKGSRRGQILAGFYEAPASFLGTMLVGNNIALVVFTYLLTQLIEPSLLQVAFFQAPFVLLLVETILATLIVLFFGEFLPKTLFRLYADDILYFLAYPLKVLQWLLLIPSWVMTRLSNLLLRALRTPMEEVDNAFTRLDLENFINDSQADTMEDNIDRELFGKALNLRDVRVRECMVPRPEIENIDLSASVDDLEQIFRETKLSRIIVTKDDIDNVLGYVHHQQLLTQPKSISKLILDLPFVPEAMRVTDLLNQFIRDRINIAIVVDEYGGVSGLITLEDILEEIFGEIEDEHDQEEYVELVIRPNNEFIFSGRLEIDYLNEKYALGLPDGDYHTLSGYLVMTHGAIPDRGVVLEMNGYRFILEMVSDTKVETVRVIRLESETT; from the coding sequence ATGTTGATTGCGCTGATCATATTCGCCCTTATGTTATCCGCTCTGTTCTCCGGTACAGAGATCGCCTACATTTCGGCCAACAAACTGCGGGTGGAACTCAAAAAGAAAAAGGGTTCCAGGCGTGGCCAGATACTGGCTGGTTTTTACGAGGCGCCCGCCAGCTTTCTCGGTACCATGCTCGTGGGCAACAACATCGCTTTGGTGGTCTTCACCTACCTGCTCACCCAGCTTATCGAACCCTCTCTTCTGCAGGTCGCCTTTTTCCAGGCGCCGTTTGTCCTGCTGCTGGTGGAAACCATTCTGGCTACTTTGATTGTGTTGTTTTTCGGAGAGTTCCTGCCCAAAACGCTGTTCCGGCTCTATGCCGATGACATACTCTACTTTTTGGCTTACCCGCTGAAGGTGCTGCAGTGGCTGCTGCTCATCCCTTCCTGGGTTATGACCCGTTTGTCCAACCTCCTGCTTCGCGCCCTGCGCACTCCCATGGAGGAAGTAGACAACGCCTTCACCCGCCTCGACCTGGAGAACTTCATCAACGACTCCCAAGCCGATACGATGGAAGACAATATCGACCGGGAGCTTTTCGGCAAAGCCCTCAACCTGCGCGACGTGCGCGTGCGGGAGTGCATGGTGCCCCGCCCCGAGATTGAAAACATCGACCTGAGCGCCAGCGTGGACGACCTGGAGCAAATCTTCCGGGAAACCAAGCTGTCCCGCATCATCGTCACTAAAGATGATATCGACAATGTGCTGGGTTACGTCCACCATCAACAACTGCTCACCCAACCCAAATCCATCAGCAAGCTGATCCTGGACCTGCCCTTTGTGCCCGAGGCCATGCGCGTCACCGACCTGCTCAACCAGTTCATCCGCGACCGCATCAACATCGCTATTGTGGTCGACGAATACGGCGGCGTCTCCGGCCTGATTACCCTGGAGGATATCCTGGAGGAGATTTTCGGCGAGATCGAAGACGAGCACGACCAGGAGGAGTACGTAGAGCTGGTCATTCGCCCGAATAACGAATTCATCTTTTCCGGGCGCCTGGAAATTGACTATCTTAACGAAAAATATGCATTGGGCCTGCCGGACGGGGACTACCACACCTTATCCGGTTATCTGGTAATGACCCATGGAGCCATTCCCGATCGCGGGGTTGTACTGGAGATGAACGGTTACCGCTTCATCCTGGAGATGGTAAGCGATACCAAGGTCGAGACGGTGCGGGTGATCCGGCTGGAAAGTGAAACCACCTAA
- the lptC gene encoding LPS export ABC transporter periplasmic protein LptC — MLGSCKNSVEEVNDLVSKFDTQVETARDVEILYSDSAQVRVRITGPTMLYHLDRREPRQEFPDGIAVDFYGPEGAITSQLDARYALRLENKNEMIVRDSVVWQSVEGEKIESEELIWDERQRKIYTNKFVVITRPDEIIYGHGFEADQDFSYSRINAIEGRLKVDDLEKDLE; from the coding sequence TTGCTTGGAAGCTGTAAGAATAGTGTCGAAGAAGTCAACGACCTGGTATCAAAATTCGACACCCAGGTAGAAACCGCCAGGGATGTGGAAATTTTGTACAGCGACTCCGCACAGGTGCGGGTGCGGATAACCGGGCCGACCATGTTGTACCACCTCGACCGCCGGGAGCCGCGCCAGGAATTCCCCGATGGAATTGCCGTCGATTTCTACGGCCCGGAGGGCGCCATCACCAGCCAGCTCGACGCGCGCTACGCCCTGCGGCTGGAAAACAAAAACGAGATGATCGTCCGCGACAGCGTCGTCTGGCAAAGTGTGGAAGGGGAAAAGATAGAATCCGAAGAACTGATCTGGGATGAACGGCAGCGCAAGATTTACACCAACAAATTCGTGGTGATCACCCGCCCCGACGAGATCATCTACGGCCATGGCTTCGAGGCGGACCAGGACTTTTCATACTCCCGGATCAATGCCATTGAAGGGCGCCTCAAGGTGGACGACCTGGAAAAGGACTTGGAATAA
- a CDS encoding transposase translates to MLELTQLIQGLAPALETNVGILVEIIKGIYCISSGGVTMKNISRWTDKGASYRSIQRFFSCSMDWLSLNVLLFRTAYMESPCPMRYILALDETVKGKAGKHTFGVNWFYSSIAGRVIRSVSNHVISIVDTKKEKSFVLGHKQNVKPANKPEKKRKGKAKAGSKSKAKAGQSSGAKRKAGRPKGSKNKQNVKKQGLLYESFELLLGLALPLLEGIGLGIRYVVGDGAYGNKTCCLVAQQFGLCLISKLNRNTALYLPYQGPYSGKGRRKKYGDKIDYQDIPEQYLTQSITEGGIRTMVYQIKGVWTKQMPCLINVVVIVKINLVTQKAGRVVLFSTDLTLEASTIIRFYSLRFQIEFNFRDAKQYFGLADFKNVKEQQVDNAVGLSLFMDNVSLVLMEQAKTQWNEETVSIQDIKAYFRAEKYLHDILNTLEIGPNSIIIQQEFEDILKIGAINRTGATKMAG, encoded by the coding sequence ATGCTAGAACTAACCCAATTGATACAAGGGCTTGCCCCAGCTTTAGAAACGAATGTAGGCATATTGGTTGAAATAATCAAAGGCATTTATTGCATTAGCTCCGGAGGGGTTACGATGAAAAACATATCTCGGTGGACGGACAAAGGCGCCAGCTATCGAAGCATTCAGCGTTTTTTTTCCTGTTCCATGGATTGGTTATCCCTCAACGTGTTGTTATTTCGCACGGCCTATATGGAAAGCCCCTGCCCTATGCGCTACATTTTAGCCTTGGACGAGACGGTAAAAGGCAAGGCCGGCAAACATACCTTTGGCGTCAATTGGTTTTATAGTTCCATAGCCGGAAGGGTTATCCGTTCAGTTAGCAACCATGTCATTTCGATAGTAGACACTAAAAAGGAAAAGTCCTTTGTGTTAGGCCATAAGCAGAACGTCAAGCCGGCGAACAAGCCGGAAAAGAAAAGAAAGGGGAAAGCCAAAGCAGGCTCGAAAAGCAAAGCCAAGGCCGGCCAAAGCTCAGGCGCAAAACGCAAGGCCGGCCGGCCCAAAGGGAGCAAGAATAAGCAAAATGTAAAGAAACAAGGCTTGCTGTATGAGAGTTTTGAGTTGCTCTTAGGCCTGGCCCTGCCCCTCTTAGAAGGCATTGGCTTAGGCATCCGGTATGTAGTGGGCGACGGGGCTTATGGCAATAAAACTTGCTGCCTGGTTGCCCAGCAGTTTGGGTTATGCCTGATTTCAAAACTAAACCGCAATACGGCTTTATACCTTCCTTATCAGGGGCCGTATTCGGGCAAAGGCCGACGCAAGAAGTACGGCGACAAAATAGATTATCAGGATATCCCGGAGCAATATTTAACCCAGAGCATTACAGAAGGCGGCATCAGGACCATGGTTTATCAGATAAAGGGCGTATGGACTAAACAGATGCCTTGCTTGATCAATGTAGTTGTCATTGTTAAAATAAACCTCGTAACGCAAAAGGCAGGAAGGGTTGTGCTGTTTTCTACTGATTTAACCTTGGAGGCTTCAACCATTATCCGGTTTTATTCTTTGAGGTTCCAGATAGAATTCAACTTTAGGGACGCCAAGCAATATTTTGGCTTGGCTGATTTTAAGAATGTCAAGGAACAGCAAGTCGACAATGCAGTTGGGTTATCCCTGTTTATGGACAACGTGTCCCTAGTATTAATGGAACAAGCCAAAACGCAGTGGAATGAAGAAACGGTGAGTATTCAGGACATCAAGGCTTATTTTAGGGCGGAAAAATACCTCCATGACATTTTAAATACCCTCGAAATCGGTCCCAACTCAATTATAATTCAGCAAGAATTTGAGGATATTTTGAAAATCGGAGCTATAAACCGGACGGGGGCAACAAAAATGGCCGGCTAA
- a CDS encoding TIM barrel protein has product MQKSRRTFLRDSGLIAAGISLYGLSACRSDNKATVENVEIPEGLFFKISLAQWSLHKALQGGKMDNLDFAARAKNDFGIEAVEYVSQFFQDKAKDKAYLAEMNKRADDNGVKNVLIMIDHEGDLGSTEKETRKLAVENHYKWLDAAKTLGCHSIRVNAAGKGPADDVAQAALRSLQQLGDYAAQLELNVIVENHGGYSSDGRWLSFIMKALNKKNVGTLPDFGNFCIERGADGQCIKEYDRYDGIHDLLPFAKGVSAKSYAFDEQGKETTMDYGRILKLVKDAGYTGHIGIEFEGEGSEVDGILATKRLLVEEGMKLSS; this is encoded by the coding sequence ATGCAAAAATCCAGACGTACTTTCCTCCGCGATTCCGGCCTCATCGCAGCCGGCATTTCCCTCTACGGGTTATCGGCTTGTCGCAGCGACAACAAGGCCACTGTGGAAAATGTAGAAATTCCCGAAGGGCTTTTCTTTAAGATTTCCCTGGCTCAGTGGTCTCTTCACAAAGCCTTGCAGGGTGGCAAGATGGATAACCTCGACTTTGCCGCCAGAGCCAAAAACGATTTTGGGATTGAGGCCGTGGAATACGTTTCGCAGTTCTTCCAGGACAAGGCCAAAGACAAGGCCTACCTGGCCGAGATGAACAAGCGCGCCGACGACAACGGCGTGAAAAACGTGCTCATCATGATCGACCATGAAGGCGACCTGGGCAGCACAGAAAAAGAAACCCGGAAACTGGCGGTCGAAAACCACTACAAATGGCTGGATGCGGCCAAAACCCTGGGCTGCCATTCCATCCGCGTGAATGCCGCCGGAAAAGGGCCTGCCGATGACGTAGCTCAGGCAGCGCTCCGAAGCCTGCAGCAACTCGGCGATTATGCCGCTCAGTTGGAACTGAATGTGATAGTGGAAAACCACGGCGGTTATTCCTCCGATGGCCGGTGGCTTTCCTTTATCATGAAAGCGCTGAACAAGAAAAATGTAGGCACCCTTCCCGACTTCGGCAACTTCTGCATCGAAAGAGGAGCGGATGGCCAATGCATCAAGGAATACGACCGGTACGATGGGATACACGACCTGCTGCCCTTCGCCAAGGGGGTAAGCGCCAAGTCTTACGCCTTTGACGAACAAGGGAAGGAAACCACTATGGACTACGGCAGGATCCTCAAACTGGTCAAAGATGCGGGATATACCGGCCATATCGGCATCGAGTTTGAAGGAGAAGGCAGCGAGGTGGATGGCATCCTCGCCACCAAACGCCTGCTGGTGGAAGAGGGAATGAAATTGTCTTCTTAA
- a CDS encoding aminoacyl-tRNA hydrolase: MKYLIVGLGNIGARYENTRHNIGFDVVDTLARAFEAEWKTENLGQVATFRHKGRTFVLLKPSTYMNLSGKAVRYWLQKEKVDKNRLLVIVDDLNLDFGKLRLRGKGSDGGHNGLKDIDQATGGNNYARLRIGIGSEFGRGKQVDYVLSEWSGEEAAQLPEILEKAAETAKAFGAIGLQHAMNQYNG, from the coding sequence ATGAAATACTTGATTGTTGGCCTGGGCAACATCGGCGCCAGGTACGAAAATACGCGCCACAACATCGGTTTTGATGTGGTGGATACCCTGGCCAGAGCTTTCGAAGCAGAGTGGAAGACGGAAAACCTCGGACAGGTGGCCACCTTCCGGCACAAGGGGCGCACCTTCGTGTTGCTCAAGCCTTCCACCTACATGAACCTCAGCGGCAAGGCCGTGCGCTACTGGCTGCAGAAAGAGAAGGTGGATAAAAACCGCCTGCTCGTCATCGTCGACGACCTCAACCTGGACTTCGGCAAATTGCGGCTGCGGGGCAAAGGCAGCGACGGCGGCCACAACGGCCTGAAAGACATCGACCAGGCCACCGGCGGCAACAACTACGCCCGCCTCCGGATCGGCATCGGCAGCGAGTTCGGCCGGGGGAAGCAGGTGGATTATGTGCTGAGCGAATGGTCGGGCGAAGAGGCCGCGCAACTGCCGGAAATCCTGGAAAAAGCAGCCGAAACCGCCAAAGCCTTTGGTGCCATCGGCCTGCAGCATGCGATGAATCAATACAATGGATAG
- a CDS encoding metal ABC transporter ATP-binding protein: protein MPNPAITIKDLSASYGRKRVLTNIYMDIEPGHVYGILGPNGAGKSTLFKAILGLMEFNAGSILVKGRPIEENRKQVVYIPQKSDVDWTFPATVFDIVLMGRYPHKKLLQRMNEQDKALARQALKEVGIEAFENRQIGELSGGQQQRVFLARALCQDAEIFLLDEPFVGVDITTEEKTIQILRNLAAEGKTILVIHHDLSSVPEYFDRIALLNQRLITFGDTAQVFTKENIAKTYTGQLPILHQTGGWG, encoded by the coding sequence ATGCCCAACCCAGCAATAACCATCAAAGACCTATCCGCCTCCTACGGCCGCAAGCGCGTCCTGACCAATATTTATATGGACATCGAGCCGGGCCATGTATACGGCATTCTCGGCCCTAACGGCGCGGGCAAATCTACTCTTTTCAAGGCCATCCTCGGCCTCATGGAGTTCAATGCCGGCAGCATACTGGTTAAAGGGCGGCCGATTGAGGAGAACCGGAAACAGGTCGTTTACATACCACAAAAAAGCGATGTAGACTGGACCTTTCCCGCTACCGTCTTCGATATTGTGCTCATGGGCCGTTATCCGCATAAAAAACTGCTGCAACGCATGAACGAGCAAGATAAGGCCCTGGCCCGGCAGGCTCTTAAAGAAGTAGGCATTGAAGCGTTTGAGAACCGGCAAATCGGCGAACTCTCCGGCGGGCAGCAACAGCGGGTCTTCCTGGCCCGGGCCCTGTGCCAGGATGCGGAAATCTTCCTGCTCGACGAGCCTTTCGTCGGAGTGGACATTACCACTGAAGAGAAGACCATCCAAATCCTCAGGAACCTGGCCGCCGAGGGCAAAACCATCCTGGTTATCCACCACGACCTGTCATCCGTACCGGAATACTTCGACCGCATCGCCCTGCTCAACCAACGCCTCATCACATTCGGAGATACTGCCCAGGTGTTTACCAAGGAGAATATCGCCAAAACCTACACCGGCCAGTTGCCCATCCTGCATCAGACGGGGGGGTGGGGGTAA
- a CDS encoding zinc ABC transporter substrate-binding protein: MKSSLVYWLALLLFVPAGLGAKQKPLVVASASIFADMADNISGGLLDVRSIVPIGGDPHIYEPTPGDAQLAAKAGLILKNGLTFEGWLNEVIENSGTRAIVRTITEGIAPIESDKYKNATDPHAWMDARLGLVYIENIKNALIEFDPDNADVYNFNYELYRRQLEDLDSKISAAIQSIPERQRVLITSHDAFRYYGKRYGLQVEAVLGTSTDSEAQTSDIMRLNTVIQENKVPAVFIETTVNPKLLKQIASDNKVVVGGQLYSDSIGNKDSPAPTYLKMLEYNTNTIVAALSRSAEERGIATAGKRPGAGRFVLYGLLGLLLVGGFLLVARRMNGG; encoded by the coding sequence ATGAAAAGCAGTTTAGTCTATTGGTTAGCCCTCCTCCTTTTCGTTCCCGCCGGCCTGGGGGCCAAACAAAAGCCCCTGGTGGTGGCCTCTGCTTCCATATTCGCCGATATGGCAGACAACATCAGCGGCGGCCTGCTCGATGTGCGCAGCATCGTACCGATCGGAGGAGATCCCCATATTTACGAACCCACCCCCGGCGACGCTCAACTGGCGGCAAAAGCCGGCCTCATCCTCAAGAACGGCCTCACCTTTGAAGGCTGGCTCAATGAGGTGATCGAAAATTCGGGCACCCGGGCCATCGTGCGAACCATTACCGAAGGCATTGCTCCCATCGAGAGCGACAAATACAAGAACGCCACCGACCCCCATGCCTGGATGGACGCCCGCCTGGGGCTCGTTTATATTGAAAACATCAAAAACGCCCTGATTGAATTCGACCCGGATAATGCGGATGTCTACAACTTCAATTACGAACTTTACCGCCGGCAGTTGGAAGACCTGGACAGCAAGATTTCCGCTGCCATCCAATCCATACCCGAACGGCAGCGGGTACTGATCACTTCGCACGACGCTTTCCGCTACTACGGCAAGCGCTATGGCCTTCAGGTGGAAGCTGTTTTGGGCACTTCCACCGACTCGGAAGCTCAAACGTCCGATATCATGCGCCTCAACACGGTCATTCAGGAGAACAAAGTGCCCGCTGTTTTCATCGAAACCACGGTCAACCCCAAACTCCTGAAACAGATCGCTTCGGACAATAAGGTGGTGGTTGGGGGGCAGCTTTATTCCGACTCCATCGGCAATAAAGACAGCCCTGCGCCCACCTACCTGAAGATGCTCGAATACAATACCAACACCATCGTGGCCGCCCTCTCCCGTTCGGCCGAAGAAAGAGGGATAGCGACGGCAGGAAAGCGCCCCGGCGCAGGCAGGTTTGTCCTTTACGGCCTGCTGGGGCTGCTCCTGGTGGGCGGGTTCCTCCTGGTGGCCCGCCGGATGAACGGGGGGTAG